From the genome of Ahaetulla prasina isolate Xishuangbanna chromosome 15, ASM2864084v1, whole genome shotgun sequence, one region includes:
- the LOC131185556 gene encoding LOW QUALITY PROTEIN: keratin-associated protein 5-1-like (The sequence of the model RefSeq protein was modified relative to this genomic sequence to represent the inferred CDS: substituted 1 base at 1 genomic stop codon), which produces MCLCISGCVCLCIYLCVCVSLCVSVYLCLCVCISLCLYLSVSLSVSVCFVWVCVCVCVCGCVYHLESVSVCLYQCVSLGVYLCLCLXVFVSLCLSVSVCLCLSVCLCISVFVCVYIFVSVSICISVCVCVFRYLCVSISVCLWVYICVCVSECLSLCVSLCLCVLCVCVYVCA; this is translated from the exons atgtgtttgtgtatatctgggtgtgtgtgtttgtgtatatatctgtgtgtttgtgtctctctgtgtgtctctgtatatctgtgtttgtgtgtgtgtatatctttgtgtctgtatctatctgtatctctgtctgtgtctgtgtgtttcgtgtgggtgtgtgtttgtgtttgtgtctgtggatgtgttt accaTCTAGAATCAGTATCTGTGTGTCTCTATCAGTGTGTGTCTCTGGGTGTATATCTGTGTTTGTGTCTCTGAGtgtttgtctctctgtgtctctctgtgtctgtgtgtttgtgtctctctgtgtgtctctgtatatctgtgtttgtgtgtgtgtatatctttgtgtctgtatctatctgtatctctgtctgtgtctgtgtgtttcgt TATCTGTGTGTCTCTATCAGTGTGTGTCTCTGGGTGTATATCTGTGTTTGTGTCTCTGAGtgtttgtctctctgtgtctctctgtgtctgtgtgttttgtgtgtgtgtgtgtatgtttgtgcc